A window of Thunnus thynnus chromosome 17, fThuThy2.1, whole genome shotgun sequence contains these coding sequences:
- the LOC137201000 gene encoding myosin-16-like, whose product MPVYKGECGDDVDPMPFLVPTEKERLDAMNKPYDIKRSCWVKDEKEAFIAGEIQSEDGDKVTVKTTKNTTVSVKKDDVQQMNPPKFYQANDMADLTFLNEASVLENLRSRYVSMRIYTYSGLFCVTINPYKWLPIYGAKVAQIYKGKKRNEVPPHLFSISDNAYHDMMMEHENQSMLITGESGAGKTENTKKVIQYFANVGASGSKATDSKGSLEDQIIQANPVLEAFGNAKTIRNNNSSRFGKFIRIHFGPTAKLAGADIESYLLEKSRVISQQAAERGYHIFYQLLSGRKPELMEALLLSPDPKQYVWVCQGVTVVDNMDDGEELLLTDEAFDVLGFTPEEKMSIYKLTGGIMHFGNMKFKQKAREEQADVDSTEVADKVAHLMAINSGELQKGITRPRVKVGNEFVTKGQNQAQCVYSIGALAKAIYDRMFKWMVTRINKTLDTKMQRQYFIGVLDIAGFEIFDFNSFEQLCINFTNEKLQQFFNHHMFVLEQEEYKKEGIEWVFIDFGLDLQACIELLEKPMGIFSILEEQCVFPKATDATFKAALYDNHLGKSSNFLKPKGGKKGAEAHFELVHYAGTVGYNIASWLEKNKDPLNETVVGLFQKSSMHLLAQLFKEEEGAAGSKKQKKGSSFQTVSNFYREQLNKLMSTLRSTAPHFVRCIVPNEFKKSGVTDNHLILHQLACNGVLEGIRICRKGFPNRLQYPEFKQRYYILNPNVIPKGFVDNKKASELILNSVGLDNMEYRIGHSKVFFRAGALAKLEDMRDERLAKIITMLQARLRGTLMRIEFKKMVDRRIALMAIQRNVRKFLQLRFWGWWKLYTKVKPLLMVARQEEIFKAKEEELRMAVEKVKELEGKIKDMEGKMFTLSQEKNDLALALAAEQDTLGDAEERCTQLMHQKVQLEESVQDLRERLEEEEGTTSSLQSQRRQLEGELTELKRDLESLESTLAKIEKEKQSLDFKVRTLTGDLNQRDDHIAKLQKEKRALEELQQKTLEDLQTEEDKVNHLTKTNSKLNTQVNELEDSWEQEKRIRAEVEKARRKAEGDLKMTIENLNEMENAKIDLEEVIKKRDFEINNMNSKLEDEQALSSMLSRKLKEHQGRIEELEEELEAERAMRGKVEKQRAELSRDLEDLSDRLEEAGGATVAQIEQNRKREGDLLKLRRELEEAALQSEATASALRKKHSDAMAELGEQLENLTRLKVKLEKDKQCMKAEIEDLNVTMEATQKAKMNSDAHAHKLEDNLAEANARLAEMERNQTELNTTKIHLTAENNDLSRELEDAQSKLTQLTRLKTSLTSQIDELKRQVDEENKGRNTAVVALANARHDLSLLQEQLEEESEGRGELQRLVSKLNADVTSWRSKYETDAIHRTEELEETKRKLAVRLQEAEEAAEAAQARAASLEKIKQRLQGEVEDLTIDLEKSNAAAAALDKKQRVFDKLAAEWSCKNEELQLELDNSQKESRSYMTELYKLKTAYEESQDQIETVRKENKTLSEEIKELVDQLGEGGRSVHELQKARKKLEVEKEELQLALEEAEASLEVEEGKLVRVQLELAQVKADIDRRIHEKEEEFEVTRKNHARAVESLQASLEAEAKGRAEALRMKKKMEGDLNEMEIQLEHANRNNAELVKTLKKLQQQIKDLQVQMDEDARQHEELREKYSLQERRLCLMQAEMEELRGGLEASERARKQIEQELVDTAERFSEISMQNQSLTILKRKLEADLARLSSENEELITEFRSADERAKKAVIDATRLCEELRQEQDRSSHLEKIKKNQEQNLRDLTLKLEEAEQQALKAGKRTIQKLETRIKELENELDQEQKRHVETVKSLRKGERRLKELIFQTEEDHKTNQRMQELVEKLQNKLKSYKRQIEDAEEQANSSLSKYRKTVHELDDAEERADMAEMALNKMRTRNRASATKGFTSVEIVQVTKPTSSRQDE is encoded by the exons atgcCGGTGTATAAAGGGGAATGTGGGGACGATGTGGACCCCATGCCATTCCTGGTTCCCACAGAGAAGGAGCGCCTGGATGCTATGAATAAGCCATACGACATCAAACGCTCCTGCTGGGTCAAAGATGAGAAGGAGGCTTTCATCGCTGGGGAGATTCAGTCTGAAGATGGGGACAAAGTAACTGTCAAGACCACCAAGAACACT ACGGTGTCAGTAAAGAAGGACGACGTTCAGCAGATGAATCCTCCCAAGTTCTACCAAGCCAACGACATGGCCGACCTCACTTTCCTCAACGAGGCCAGCGTCTTGGAAAACCTGCGAAGCCGCTACGTCAGCATGAGGATCTAT ACCTACTCGGGCCTCTTCTGTGTGACGATCAACCCGTACAAATGGCTGCCCATCTATGGCGCTAAAGTGGCCCAAATATACAAGGGGAAGAAACGCAACGAAGTTCCTCCTCacctcttctccatctctgacaATGCCTACCATGACATGATGATGG AGCATGAGAACCAGTCTATGCTGATCAC TGGAGAATCTGGTGCTGGCAAGACTGAAAACACTAAGAAGGTCATCCAGTACTTTGCCAATGTTGGAGCCTCTGGGAGCAAAGCCACAGACTCCAag ggCTCTCTGGAAGACCAGATCATTCAGGCTAACCCAGTGCTGGAGGCATTTGGCAACGCCAAGACTATCAGGAATAACAACTCTTCACGCTTT GGAAAGTTCATCCGCATCCACTTTGGGCCAACAGCTAAGCTGGCTGGCGCCGACATTGAGTCCT aTCTGTTGGAGAAATCTAGAGTGATTTCGCAGCAGGCCGCTGAGAGAGGATACCACATCTTCTACCAGCTCCTGTCTGGAAGGAAGCCAGAACTCATGG AGGCTCTGCTGCTGAGTCCAGACCCCAAACAGTATGTGTGGGTTTGTCAGGGAGTCACTGTGGTGGACAACATGGATGACGGGGAGGAGCTGCTGCTCACTGAT GAAGCCTTTGATGTCCTGGGCTTCACTCCTGAAGAGAAGATGAGCATATACAAGCTGACTGGAGGCATAATGCACTTCGGCAACATGAAGTTCAAACAGAAAGCCAGAGAGGAACAGGCTGATGTGGATTCCACTGAGG TGGCTGACAAAGTCGCCCACCTCATGGCCATCAACTCTGGGGAGCTGCAGAAGGGCATAACACGCCCTCGGGTCAAGGTCGGCAATGAGTTTGTGACCAAAG GTCAAAACCAGGCCCAGTGTGTGTACTCCATTGGTGCTCTGGCAAAGGCCATCTATGACCGCATGTTCAAGTGGATGGTGACCCGCATCAATAAGACCCTAGACACCAAGATGCAGCGGCAGTACTTCATAGGAGTACTGGACATTGCCGGGTTTGAGATCTTTGAT TTCAACAGCTTTGAGCAGCTGTGCATCAACTTCACCaatgagaagctgcagcagttCTTCAACCACCATATGTTTGTGCTGGAACAAGAGGAGTACAAGAAAGAGGGCATCGAATGGGTCTTCATTGACTTCGGTCTGGACCTGCAGGCCTGTATCGAGCTGCTGGAGAAG cCTATGGGCATTTTCTCCATCCTGGAGGagcagtgtgtgtttccaaAGGCGACAGATGCAACCTTCAAAGCAGCTCTGTATGACAACCATCTGGGCAAATCCTCTAACTTCCTCAAGCCAAAAGGGGGGAAGAAAGGAGCTGAGGCCCACTTTGAACTGGTGCACTATGCCGGCACT GTGGGCTACAACATTGCTAGCTGGCTGGAGAAGAACAAAGACCCTCTGAATGAGACGGTGGTGGGACTCTTCCAGAAGTCCTCCATGCACCTGCTGGCTCAGCTTTTCAAAGAGGAGGAGGGCGCTGCAGGAagcaagaaacagaagaaagggTCTTCTTTCCAAACCGTCTCCAACTTCTACagg GAACAGTTGAACAAACTCATGAGCACCCTGCGAAGCACTGCTCCTCACTTTGTCCGCTGCATCGTACCCAATGAGTTCAAGAAGTCAG GTGTGACAGACAACCATCTGATCCTGCACCAATTAGCTTGTAACGGCGTGTTGGAGGGCATCCGTATCTGCAGGAAAGGATTCCCCAACAGACTACAGTACCCAGAATTCAAACAAAG GTACTATATCCTCAACCCCAACGTCATCCCCAAGGGATTCGTTGACAACAAGAAGGCCTCTGAGCTCATCTTAAATTCTGTTGGCCTGGATAATATGGAGTACCGCATCGGCCACAGCAAG GTGTTTTTTCGTGCAGGTGCCCTGGCAAAGCTAGAGGACATGCGTGACGAGCGGCTGGCAAAGATCATAACCATGCTGCAGGCTCGTCTCAGAGGAACTCTCATGAGGATCGAGTTTAAGAAGATGGTGGACAGACG aaTTGCACTGATGGCCATCCAGCGCAACGTGAGGAAGTTCCTTCAGTTACGCTTCTGGGGCTGGTGGAAACTGTACACTAAG GTGAAGCCGCTGCTGATGGTCGCCCGTCAGGAGGAGATCTTCAAGGCTAAGGAGGAAGAGCTAAGGATGGCGGTGGAGAAGGTGAAGGAACTGGAGGGCAAGATCAAAGATATGGAGGGGAAGATGTTCACTCTGTCACAGGAGAAGAACGACCTCGCCCTGGCGCTGGCTGCA GAGCAGGACACGCTGGGTGATGCTGAGGAGCGCTGCACCCAGCTGATGCACCAAAAGGTCCAGCTGGAGGAGTCAGTGCAG GATCTCCGTGAACGcctggaggaagaagaaggcaCCACATCTTCCCTCCAGTCCCAGAGGAGACAGCTGGAAGGGGAACTGACTGAGCTAAAGAGAGACCTGGAGTCTTTGGAGTCCACACTGGCCAAGATTGAGAAGGAGAAACAG AGTCTGGACTTCAAGGTACGGACTCTGACAGGTGACCTGAACCAGCGAGATGACCATATCGCCAAGCTGCAGAAGGAAAAGAGAGCTCTGGAGGAACTGCAACAG AAAACTCTGGAGGATCTccaaacagaagaagacaaagtTAATCATCTAACTAAGACCAACAGCAAGCTCAACACCCAAGTGAATGAG CTGGAGGACAGCTGGGAGCAGGAGAAGAGGATCAGGGCAGAGGTGGAGAAAGCGAGGAGGAAGGCAGAGGGAGACCTGAAGATGACCATAGAAAACCTGAATGAGATGGAGAACGCTAAGATCGATCTGGAGGAGGTCATCAAGAA GAGAGACTTTGAGATCAACAACATGAACTCAAAGCTGGAGGACGAACAAGCTCTCAGCTCCATGCTCAGCCGCAAGCTCAAAGAGCACCAG GGCCGCATtgaagagctggaggaggaacTGGAAGCTGAACGAGCTATGAGAGGCAAA GTGGAGAAGCAGAGGGCAGAGCTGTCACGAGATCTGGAGGACCTCAGTGACAGGCTGGAAGAGGCGGGAGGAGCCACCGTCGCCCAG ATCGAGCAGAACAGGAAGCGAGAGGGGGACCTGCTGAAGCTGAGGCGGGAGCTGGAGGAGGCAGCGCTCCAATCAGAGGCCACAGCGTCTGCGCTGAGGAAGAAGCACTCTGATGCGATGGCAGAGCTGGGTGAGCAGCTGGAGAACCTGACCAGGCTGAAGGTCAAACTGGAGAAGGACAAACAGTGCATGAAGGCTGAGATCGAAGATCTCAACGTCACCATGGAGGCCACTCAGAAAGCCAAG ATGAACTCTGATGCCCATGCTCATAAGCTAGAGGACAACCTGGCAGAGGCCAATGCTCGCCTGGCTGAGATGGAACGCAATCAGACTGAGCTCAACACCACCAAAATCCATCTGACTG cggaGAACAATGATCTGAGCAGGGAGTTGGAGGATGCGCAGAGCAAGTTGACCCAGCTGACCAGGCTGAAGACTTCACTCACCTCGCAGATCGATGAGCTCAAGAGACAGGTGGATGAGGAGAACAAG GGTCGTAACACCGCAGTGGTGGCCCTGGCCAACGCCCGTCATGACCTCTCCCTGCTGCAGGAGCAGCTAGAGGAGGAGTCGGAAGGCCGCGGGGAGCTGCAGCGCCTTGTGTCCAAGCTCAATGCCGATGTCACCTCCTGGAGGAGCAAGTATGAGACGGACGCCATCCACCGCAccgaggagctggaggagaccAA GCGCAAACTGGCAGTGCGTCTCCAGGAGGCTGAGGAGGCAGCAGAAGCAGCCCAAGCCAGAGCTGCCAGCTTGGAGAAGATTAAGCAGAGGCTGCAGGGAGAGGTGGAGGATCTCACCATAGACCTGGagaag tCCAAcgcggcagcagcagctctggatAAGAAGCAGAGAGTTTTTGACAAACTGGCGGCTGAGTGGAGCTGCAAGAACGAGGAGCTGCAACTGGAACTGGACAACAGCCAGAAGGAGAGCCGCTCCTACATGACTGAGCTGTACAAGCTGAAGACGGCCTACGAGGAAAGCCAGGATCAGATAGAGACTGTCCGCAAGGAGAACAAAACCCTCTCAG AGGAGATCAAGGAGTTGGTCGACCAGCTCGGGGAAGGAGGCCGCAGTGTCCATGAGCTGCAGAAGGCCAGGAAGAAACTGGAAGTGGAGAAGGAGGAGCTACAGCTGGCTTTAGAGGAGGCCGAAGCTTCACTAGAG gtgGAGGAAGGTAAGCTGGTGCGTGTGCAGCTGGAGCTGGCTCAAGTCAAGGCCGATATCGACCGCAGAATCCatgagaaggaggaagagttTGAAGTCACCAG AAAGAACCACGCCCGTGCAGTGGAGTCACTGCAGGCCAGCCTGGAGGCAGAGGCCAAAGGTCGAGCCGAGGCCctgaggatgaagaagaagatggagggaGACTTGAATGAGATGGAGATTCAGCTGGAGCATGCCAACAGGAACAATGCAGAGCTGGTCAAAACCCTCaagaaactgcagcagcagatcaaA GATCTGCAGGTGCAGATGGATGAGGACGCCCGTCAGCACGAGGAACTGAGGGAGAAGTACAGCCTCCAGGAGCGCCGTCTGTGCCTCATGCAGGCAgagatggaggagctgagaggaggTCTGGAGGCGTCCGAGAGGGCCCGAAAACAAATCGAGCAGGAGCTGGTGGACACTGCAGAGAGGTTCAGTGAGATCAGCATGCAG AACCAGAGTCTGACTATCCTGAAGAGAAAACTGGAAGCTGACCTCGCCCGACTGTCCAGTGAGAATGAGGAGCTGATCACAGAGTTTCGCTCTGCTGATGAAAGAGCCAAGAAAGCTGTGATTGAT GCGACACGGCTGTGCGAGGAGCTTCGCCAGGAGCAGGACCGCAGCTCCCACCTGGAGAAGATCAAGAAGAACCAGGAGCAGAACCTCAGAGACCTCACACTGAAGCTGGAGGAGGCTGAGCAGCAGGCTCTGAAGGCCGGAAAACGCACCATCCAGAAACTGGAAACCAGG ATCAAGGAGCTGGAGAATGAGCTGGACCAGGAGCAGAAACGCCACGTGGAGACAGTGAAAAGTCTTCGTAAGGGAGAGCGTCGACTCAAGGAGCTGATCTTCCAGACGGAGGAGGACCACAAGACCAATCAGCGCAtgcaggagctggtggagaaaCTCCAGAACAAGCTCAAATCCTACAAACGCCAGATAGAGGACGCT GAGGAGCAGGCCAACAGCAGCCTGTCTAAATATAGGAAGACAGTCCATGAGCTGGATGATGCTGAGGAGCGTGCAGACATGGCAGAGATGGCCCTTAATAAAATGAGGACCAGGAATCGAGCCTCGGCCACTAAGGGCTTCACCTCGGTGGAAATCGTCCAGGTCACCAAACCTACCAGCTCACGACAGGATGAgtag